The stretch of DNA AAAAGGGCTGAAAGATTTTCTGCTGGATGACCTCAGGAATGCCCACGCCATTGTCAGTGATGGTGAGCAGCGCCCTGCCCGTTAGTGCCGTGGTGCTGATGGTTACCTCCGGCTGATAGCTGTCGGGCTCTTGTTGCTGGCGCTGCTGCACGGCGTAAAAGGCATTAGTTATAAGGTTTAGCAGCACCCGGCCCACTTCCTGCGGAACTACCTGTACCGGCTCCAATGCCGGGTCGAGGTGGGTGGTGAGGGTTAGGTTTAAGGTTTTGTTTTTGGCCCGAAGGCTTTGGTAGGCCAGTTGCAGGTACTCCTCGGCCAGCAGGTTAAGGTCGGTGGCGGCGCGGGTGCCAGTGCTGGCCCGCGAGTGCTCCAGCATGCCCCGCACAATGGCGGCGGCGCGCTGCCCGTGCTGAGTAATTTTCAGCAGGTTCTGTTTTAGGTCCGTTACCAGCTCAGTTTCGGTTTCTGAACGGTTAGTCAGCTGCTGTTCAGCTTCCAGCTCACTGATCAGCTCTCCCGATACTTCCGCAAAGTTGGTCACGAAGTTGAGCGGGTTTTGAATCTCGTGGGCAATACCAGCCGTCAGCTCCCCTAGCGAGGCCATCTTTTCGCGTTGCACGAGTTGGGTTTGGGTGTTGCGCAGCTCCAGCAAAGCTTGCTCCAGGCTGTTGCGCTGAGCTACAATCTCGGCGGTGCGGGCAGCTACCTGCTGCTCTAGCAGCTCATTCTGGTGGGCCAGCAGCTGTTGTTTTTCCCGCTCCTGCGTAAGTCGGCGGTGCTGCCCCCGTACCACAATAATGACTATTGCCAGGGCCAGCAGTAATAGCGTTGGGCCAATCAGCAGAAGCATCTTTAGGAGGGCTGGCATGGCTGGCTACTGGCTTGGCAGGAAAAAGGGGGTTATGAGTAATTTACCGTGGCTACTACTCTCAGGCGCCGAGCCTTTAGTGGGGTAACCTGGCTGGCGCTTGTCGCGGCTTGAGCTTGCCCGCCTTACTGCTCAGCGCCTGGCCTAGCAGCCGAAATGGCCGCAGGTGCCAATGGCTGTAGTGCAGCCACCGGGGTAGGGCCTGAGTTGGGGCAACGTTCAGCGGAAAAAAACAGAACATCCAGGCCAGCAACCCCATTTGAGTGGCCAGTAGCACCATCTCGGGGCTCGTAATAATTCTATCAAGCCGGATAGTGGTGGTAGTACTGTAGCCCATGTTATACACAATGCTGAGCGCTAGGTAGCTGACTACTGAGCATGAGCAATAGGCTAGTACGGCTAAGCTCAGAAAAAACTCAGGCTGCTTTTCAAGCGGCTGCTCATGTACTGCGCTGGTTATGTGCGTAATGTGCAGAATGGCCAGCAGCACCAGCAACGTGCAGCCCGTAGCCTGAGAATACGCGTTGACATCCTTGAACAACCCATCCAGCCAAACAGCATCTAATACGGCTACTGCTGCAAACGCCCACACTCCAAGTATAATATGCTTGTTAAAGCGCTCAGGAAGTAGGCGCCGGTACGTCTGGGCCAGCAGCACCACCAGTACCACCGTAGCCAGGTGGTAGAGATACACGTCGTTGCGAAACGCAAACCGACTCAGGATATTCAGGAAGTACAGAACCGACTTAATGCCTACGAAATAGTAAACGGGCCTTAGGACATAAGGAATGTGGTGCCGCCGCACCCAGGCGCAGGCAAAAGGTATCAGTGGCGCTGCTTCCAGCGTTCGGTTGATGATATTCAATTCAGACCAATTGCTCATATCTCAATGCGGTCCGAGGACTTTTTCTTCGTCTGCTTTAGAATGCGGTGCCTTCGCAGCTCGATGGGCAACGGTCGTCTGTTTGTCCTACAATGTACTCTTTTAGGGCCAGGGAGCTAATATCCTGGTAGTTGTTGACTTGATCCTGACGGGGCACCTTCCCCGTATTCTCTACTCCCACGATGATCATACTGGGCTCAAGTGGAGCCACCGTGTTCTCATAAGCAGGGTAAATGCGGAGGCCTATGCAGCCTTTCTGCTTGAGAATATCGGTTACCACCTCACGATTAATGTAGTAGGCCCGAATAGTATCATTGTTACTACGGCGAACTGCCTGATACTTACGGGCTTCATCCTTTACCCTCTGCTTTGCTGCCGGATCTGTATGCCCTTTCCCGCCTGGGTACCTGGGTGGTTTCGGTGGGTTGGCCTGTAGCATGATGGCCGCTTTTGCTGCGGCAATAGGAGTAGCCCCTGGGCTCGATAAGCGGCCTATCACTGCTCCCAGCATGAGCGCTGCTACCAGTAGTCGTTTGTTTTTCATATCAGCACAAAAAGATATGAGAGGATACCTAAGTCATTGCCTGTGATACAGTAAAAAGCACAGACCGAAGGATTTAAAAGAAATATAATGGTAGATAAATTATTTTAAATAGTAAAATATAAATAATTGAACTTGGTCACACTGCTTGGAATGGCTAGTTGTTAATAGAACCAGAGGCACAGTTCACCACTGAAAAAATAAAACCTCTTGCCTACTAAGGCAAGAGGTTGAATATGGTGGTCGCGCTAGGAATCGAACCTAGATCAAGAGCTTCGGAGACTCCCATACTATCCGTTGTACTACGCGACCCGGTAGTGGGTGGCAAAACTAGACAGAAAATATGGCGCTGCCAAACCACAAACCGCATTTTCAGCAAAATCCTATACTGCTGAGAAGTAACCTTCGAAGCCTCAGCACAGTTAACGGATGATACCACCACACTCTGAACCTATTCTCTTATGGCAAGCACTGAAAAAAAGACTCTGTATACTGCTGATGCTACGGCCGTTGGTGGTCGTAGCGGCCACGTACGTTCCGCAACCGGGGTAATTGACATGGATATGTCGGTGCCGGAAGGATTAGGCGGCAAAAAAGGCGCCACCAACCCCGAGGAGCTATTTGCAGCGGGCTATTCATCCTGCTTTCAGCAAGCTCTGCTGGTAATTGCGCAGCGCGCCGGTGATAAGCTAGACCCTCAAACCGAGGTAAAGTGCTCGGTATCGTTGTTTCAGGAAGGGGAGGCCTACGGTCTGTCGGCAATTCTTGATGTTGACCTGAAAGCGTTTGACCGTGAAAAGACCATTGACATGGTGAAGCAGGCGCATAAAATCTGTCCTTATTCGGTAGGCACCCGCGGCAACATGGAAGTAGAACTCCGTGTGCAAGGCGAAGCCGTTCCGGTAGAAGCGGAAGAAAATGCCGGTGTTGCGGCTAATGGCGGCGTATCCTAGGAGTAGCTTATAGCTACAACTCATTGCTAAATAGTTAGCAGCTAAAAGCCCCAATGGTATCTACCGTTGGGGCTTTTAGCGGTTAGAGCAGGCACTAAGCCGAAGCCTTTATTTTCCAGCCATACCTTCAGTCAGCCAGGAAGCTCCACTTGGGGAGGAGTAAAAGGTAGCGGCCGAGTGAGTATACCGCATGTTGTGAATAGCTTCTGCCCGTTGAAATAGTACAGGCTTATGGGCACCCACCGGAACCAGCATCAAACCTGTACGTGCAGATCTGACACCATAACGGTTATCCATTACCGTATCAAAATAGAATAAATACTGCTTCAACCAACGAAAATAGGGCTTGGATTTGGCGTCGGTAGAGGTAAGGGCGCTTAGGGTGGGTTCGTCGTTTGCCAACGCCTGTTGCAACTCCAGTGCGTTGAGCGGCCTATTGCTGAGCAGGGGGATAATATCCCATTGGCTGTCCACCATCACCCACTTTCCTAAGTCAGGAAGCCAGGCTTCGGTGAGAGCGTGGCCAGCAGCAGAGCCTTTCGTCTGGACGTTGTGCGCCTTTAGGTAAAGTGGCCTCGCCGGAATGCCCAAGGAATTGAAAGCGGTAGTTAGCACTAAGCCATATTCTACACATTGCACGGGGTGGCCTAGCATAGCGGCGTGTAGAATGGCAAATGCGTCCGTCGATTTAAACGGCTTGTGTCCGTCGTGCTCCAGGCGGTTGTGCACCCACAGCGAGAGGGCCCGTGCCCGCCCCAGGTCCGTGGTTTCCTGCGCCACTACGGCATCCAGCCCATACATTTCCCGGAAGCGGTTTAGATAAGCAGTACTCGGCGGGCTGTACTGAAACGCGTAAGCTACTGGATCAGGTGACGTGAGGTAGGTGATATGCTCCGGATCGGCGGCTATAGCTTTTCCTTTCGCTTGGCCTACTGCCTGCGTTATACCCAGGGCCATACCTATTACCAAGACAGTAAACTTCTTATCCATATCGTCGACTTCCGTTAAGCTTTGCTCGAGCCTTAACGGAAGAGCAACAATGTGGGTTGAAATAAACACAAAAGAGCCCGTTTGGCATAACCAAACGGGCTCTTTTACCTTAGTAAAAGCTAAATTAAGCTACTTGGGAAGCTAGTACTTCTTTCACTTTCTGGGCAGCGTCCTTCAGTAATACAGCCGAGAATACTTTCAGACCGCTCTCGTCGATGATACGAGCGCCTTCCTCGGCGTTGGTGCCCTGCAGACGAACGATGATCGGGACTTTAATGTCGCCGATATTTTTGTAGGCCTCTACTACACCGTTAGCAACCCGGTCGCAACGAACGATGCCGCCGAAGATGTTGATGAGGATGGCTTTCACGTTCGGGTCCTTCAGGATGATGCGGAAACCAGCCTCGACGGTTTGGGCATTAGCTCCACCCCCTACGTCGAGGAAGTTGGCAGGCTCGCCACCCGAGAGCTTGATGATGTCCATGGTAGCCATAGCCAGACCAGCACCATTCACCATGCAGCCTACGTTGCCGTCGAGCTTTACGTAGTTCAGGTTCGAGGCCGAAGCTTCTACTTCCAGGGGATCTTCCTCGTTGGTGTCGCGCAGCTCTACGAAGTCTTTATGACGGTAGAGGGCGTTTTCGTCGAGGGTTACTTTGGCGTCAACGGCCAGGATCTTGTTGTCCGAGGTCTTCAACACGGGGTTGATTTCGAACATGCTGGAGTCGGTTTCGTCGTAGGCTTTGTACAGGGCCATTACGAACTTCACCATTTCCTTTTGCGCTGCGCCGGTCAGGCCCAGGTTGAAAGCAATTTTAGCCGCCTGGAAGGGGCGCAGGCCTACGCGAGGATCAACGTGCTCCTTCAGGATCTTGTCGGGATGCGACTCGGCCACCTCTTCGATGTCCATGCCGCCCTCGGTGGTGTAGATGATAACGTTCTGGCCGGTGGTACGGTCCAGCAGCACGCTCATGTAGTATTCTTTGGTTTCCGACTCGCCGGGGTAGTACACGTCCTGAGCTACCAGTACTTTGTGCACTTTACGGCCTTCGGCGCCGGTCTGCTTGGTAACGAGCTGCATGCCAATGATCTGGCCGGCAATTTCCTGTACCTGCTCCAGGTTTTTGGCGAGTTTCACCCCGCCCCCTTTGCCGCGTCCGCCGGCATGAATCTGGGCTTTGATAACGTACCAGCTAGTACCGGTTTCGGCGTTCAGCTTCTTGGCAGCTTCTACGGCTTCCTCAGCCGTATCGGCCACGATGCCTTCCTGCACGCGTACGCCGTAGCGCTTCAGAATGTCTTTGCCCTGATACTCGTGAATATTCATAGAGGTCAGTTAAGAGGGGTTACGGGGTGGTTTACTAGGCGCGAAAGTAGGTAATAATCGGTTGTGCAGCGTCATGCCGTGGTATTGTAAATACTCTTATGCGTAAGATCGGCCATAGAGCCAGGCTTCAACTACGCGCAGCAGGTTGGCTTTAGCTCAGCCTTGGCCTGGCAAGCTACGGTTTGATGAGGTGAATAATACATACAGCTGGCAGCATGCGTAGCCCAACAATTGAGTAGCGAAAGCGGCAAACTTATCTGTTGTATAATAATCTCTAATCAACTCACCGCCCGTACCACTCCGCCAGTACTCGCTCGGCGGGCTTGTGCTGGGGCGTGAAGTCGAGGTGGCGGCGGGCGGGGCCATCGGGCCGTAGGCCAGGGTACCACTTCCAGATAAACAGGCCGCGCAGCCAAGGTCGCGTCCAGAAGGTTTCAAAGAGGGCCTCGTAGCACACCCGCTGGGTGGCTTCATCAACGCTGGTTACCACGGCCATCCGGTCGGGCCAGGCCCACGGCTCAATGGCCGCGTCGGGCGTGGTTTTGTACCCAACCTCTGTGAAAATTACCGGCTTCTTAAAGCGTTTGTGCACGGCTTCAATGCGGCGGAGTGGTTCTTGCCAGGCAGCCAGCAGCGCCGCTTTCTCCGGGGCCGTGGTTTTACTGAGGGGGAAGTATGCCTGAATACCAATGTAGTCAAGGGCATCCCAGAACTTGATCTGCTCAAACTCACCGCTCCAGTTGGCCGCGTAAGTAAGCGGGCCGTGGTACACCTTCCGAAGTTGCTTGATCAGGACACGCCATTCCTTCTCGTGGCCTACGCTGGCGTGCTCCAGCTCCGTCCCGATGCACAGGGCTTCTAAGTCATTAGCTTCGGCTAGCTGAGCGTAGTGCAGAATAAAGGTAGAGTAGCTGGCAAACCACGCCTGCCAATCGGCGGGGGTGGTCATGTTGATGTCGCCGGGCCAGGTGCCGCCGTTGCGCAGCCACAGGTGAGGCTTGAGCAGAGTTTTAACACCGCGCTGCCGGGCCTGGATGGCCGTAAAAATGAGGCCAGCATCACTCTCACCCCAGTAGCCGCCGCGCCCGCCTTTGGCACTGCCCGTGTGCAACCTAATTTCGGGTTGGGCTGCGGCCGCCTGCCAGCCAAAGGGGGTTTGAGCAATCCAGGTGATGTGCGCCCGAACCAGGGGCTCCATGTCGGTGGAGGAGGTGGAGTCGGCAGCTACCCAGTTTACGCCGCGCATGCGGTTGTCGGCAGGCGGGGGTAGCACGGGGCCAACGGAGGCCAGAGCATCAGTAGAAGCTGTTGCCGGGCGGCGGGGCCAGTTCCACCACGCGGCTACGCTCAGCAGCAACAGGCCTAGGAGCAGCAGCCCGAAGCGAGCCAAAGTGCGGAAAGCAGACATAGAAACGAACAGCATAGGAGCGGGGCAGCCTGACGCGCCAGGTGGCAAGCAACCTGAGCTATAAACTAGAAACCAAGGGTAGTTGGAGTAGCCTGGAACAACCTACGTCTGAACGTCCTGCTGAGCGCAGCCGAAGCATCTCGCGTGCTGATGTTGGAGTAGGCACCTAACGATTTGAGCCAGATGCCGCGCTTGGCTCGACATGAGGGTCAATGTAAACAACGATTGTCAACTACCCCAACCCCACGCCGCTTAATGTGCAGAATCATCCGAGGGCAAAAGCTGGCGTCCAGACTATAGCTTTAATCCGCAACTTGAGTTAGTTAGGTTATTCTAGGCCAGTTGCTGAGGCTAATCTGCACAATCTGCACGGCAACTCTTTACATTCCGTAGATTTGTTTCCCGTACCTACGGCTCACTACTAATACTGCTTTGTTTTGCTGCAAGCTATCAACGTCCGCAAAAGCTATAACACGCTGGAAGTTCTTAAGGGCATCGATCTGACGATTGAAAAGTCAGAAATCGTATCCATTGTAGGTTCTTCGGGAGCGGGCAAAAGCACGCTGCTGCACATTCTGGGCACGCTCGACAACCCCGATTCTGGCGAAGTGCTGTTCGATGGTGAGTCAGTAAGCTCGCTGGGCCGCTCTGATCTGGCGCGGTTCCGCAACCGCCACATTGGCTTTATCTTCCAGTTTCATAACCTGCTGCCCGAGTTTACGGCCCTCGAAAACGTGTGCCTGCCGGCTTACCTGGCGGGCCGCTCAGAGAAGGAAACCCGCGTGCGAGCCCGCGAATTGCTTGGGATGCTGAACCTGGAACGTCGCGCCGACCATAAGCCCTCCGAAATGAGCGGCGGTGAGCAGCAGCGCACGGCCGTAGCCCGGGCCCTCATCAACTCCCCCGAAATCATCTTCGCCGACGAGCCCAGCGGCAACCTCGACTCGCAGAATGCTCAGGAGCTGCACCAGATCTTCTTTCTGCTGCGCAAGGAGCTCGGCCAGACCTTCGTTATCATCACCCACAACGACCAGCTAGCCGAAATGGCCGACCGTAAAATCACGATGAAGGACGGCCACATCTGGGAAGGATAGGCCACTTGGGCTGTCTAAAAAGCACAAATGTCATTCCGCGCCTGACGAGGTAGTTCGCGTGCTGACGGCCACATCAACCCCACGTGTCATCCTGACGCAGCAAGGATCTTTTCACGATATGCCCGACTGGCCTAGCGCCTCTCGACAACGTGAGAAGATCCTTGCTGCGTCAGGATGGCGTGCTTATTTAATTCGGCTAGGCCACTTCACCTGATTGCTTAAGCCACCGAGGGAACCAGCGTAACAGCCTACCTGTTGAGTAGATAGTTGGAGCTAGATCCGACTGAGCGTTTTTGCTTCCTGGCAATGCATTCGGTTTGCCCCGAGTCATTTAGTTAACCCATCAACTTGTTTTCCGGACACAGGCTGATGGGTTTTTTCTGCCCTTAGGGCTGCGGCCAAGCAAACCGAAACGCAGGTAAAAGCGAGCTGTTGTGGTTAGATTATTTCCAAAAAAGTTAGTTGCCTAACAAAATTGGAAAAAATATTTGCAAGTATCTGATATTCAATCATAAAAAATACATATAAAAATGACGCTTTTTGCACCTTTCTAGTGGCGGTTTGGTTATATATTCGAACAACAATACGGTACTACAGGACTTAAAGGAAAGACGCCATGAGCGAAGCAATCAAGAACATCAAAGAGCCCGTTCGTAAGACTAAAGTTGAGAGCTTTGATATCTCACGCTCCGACGAAACGTTGCATCTGGCGACGGACCTTGCTAAATTCATCAAGGACAACAAGCTCAGCACCACGGTGCAGGGTAAAGAGTTCGTGAACGTGGAAGGCTGGCAGTATGCTGGCTCGCGCCTGGGCATTGTGCCCATCGTCGACCACGTTATCAACGTCTCAACTGAGCAAGAAATTAAATACCAAGCTAAGGTGACTTTGTTCGACATCAAGTCGGGCCACACGGTAGGTGCTGGTTTTGCCATTTGCTCCAATAAAGAGCAGGGCAAGAAGTTTTACCAGGAGTTTGCCATCATGAGCATGGCCCAGACGCGTGCCATTGGCAAGGCGTACCGCAATATTCTGGCCTGGATCATCCGGGCGGCAGGTTACGAGCCTACGCCCGCTGAGGAAATGGAGTATGGCGGTAACACGCCCGCTGCTGCCCAGCCTGCCATGATAGTAGCTCCGGCTGCAGCTCCCGCACCGGTGGCTGCTGAAGCACCGGCAGCTATGAAGGCTGTGCCTGCCGAGCCTGCTGCTCCGGCAGCCGCCGAAGCTACGGTTCCCGCTTATGCTTCGGCTTCGCAGAAGGAGGAAATCATTCGTCTGCTGAACCACCCGGTGATTACTCGCCCCGAGAAGACCAAGATGCTGCTAAACATTAACCGTCTCGACGAGGAGCGTGCTACCCAGGCCATTGCCAAGTTGAAGAAGGCAATCGACGATCGGGAGAATGGGCAGTCGGCCGCTGCCTAAGCCTCTCCCAACTGCATATACTAAAAGCCCGGTTCCGGTAGGAGCCGGGCTTTTTTGTGTTTTAGCTTAGAGTTCTGTGCTGCGCCTGGCGTGTACTGATAACATAGCAACACTGTATGCGCACAGCGCCACATGTTAGCGGAGGAGCTGTCTTCCGTTTCCCGGCGGGCGGCGTTACCTTCGTAGTCCTTAAGCCTAGCCTACCTTGCTTCACCCCACCGACGATATTCTGCACGTACTGCGCCAAAATTGGGGTCATACCCGGTTTCGGCCCATGCAGGAAGACATCATTAGGTCGGTGCTGGCGGGGCAGGATACCTTGGCCCTCCTGCCCACGGGCGGCGGCAAGAGTATCTGCTTCCAGGTACCGGCCCTGGCCAGGCCAGGTCTGTGCCTGGTGGTGTCGCCGCTGATTGCGTTGATGAAGGACCAGGTGGAAAACCTGCGCCAGCGTAATATCAAGGCCGAAGCCGTGTACGCTGGCATGAGCCATCAGGAAATTGACCAGACCCTGGATAACTGCGTGTATGGGCCCGTGAAGTTCCTGTACGTGTCGCCGGAGCGGCTACTGACGGACATGTTCCGGGCGCGGGTGGGCAAAATGAAGGTGAGCCTGCTGGCCATTGATGAAGCGCACTGCCTGTCACAATGGGGTTACGACTTCCGGCCGCCCTACCTGCGTATTCAGGAACTGCGGGAGCTGCTGCCCGGTGTGCCCTGCATTGCCCTCACTGCCACCGCCACTGAGCAGGTACGCGCCGATATTGTGGAGAAGCTGCAGTTTGGTGCCTCGCATCGGGTGTTTCAGCAGAGCTTCGCCCGGCCCAACCTGTCGTATTCTGTCCTGAGCACCGAAGACAAGCTCAAGCGCCTGCTGGAAGTGGTGCGGGGAGTGGGGGCCAATAAGACAAGCATTGTGTACGCCCGCACCCGCCGCCAAACTGAGGAAGCCGCCAATTACCTGCGCCAGCAAGGGGTGGCTGCCGCGCCCTACCACGCCGGCCTGCCCAGTGAGCAGCGCACCCGCACCCAGCAAGACTGGATGCAGAACAAAACGCGCTGCATAGTGGCCACCAACGCCTTCGGCATGGGCATCGATAAGCCCGATGTGCGCCTGGTGGTTCACCTTGATGCCCCCGACAACCTGGAGGCCTACTACCAGGAAGCCGGCCGCGCCGGCCGCGACGAGAAGTATGCCTTTGCGGTGCTGCTCCAGGGGCCCAACGATGCCGATGAGCTGCGCCGCCGTACCCAACAGGCCTACCCACCCCTGGATACCGTGCGGCGCGTGTACCAGGCCCTGGCAAACTTCTCGCGCACGGCCGTGGGTGGGGGCGAGCTGGTCGCCTTTGACTTCGACCTGCAACAATTCGCGGAAACCTACCGCATCAAGGCCTTGGATGCCCACAACAGTCTGCGCACCTTAGAGCGGGAAGGGTTTGTGCAGGTAAACGAAGCCGTAAACAACCCCGCCCGCGTCCATATCCCCATCGACCACACCGACCTCTACCGCTTCCAGGTGGCCAATCAGCAGCACGACCAGCTCATTAAGAGCTTGCTGCGCTTTAATGGGGGCGAGCTGTTTGCGGGCTTCCAACGAATTTCTGAGAACAGCCTGGCCCAGCATCTGCGTCTAAGCGTGGTAGATGTGCGCAAGATGCTGGTGTTCCTGCACCGTTCCGGCATCATCCAGTACCAGCCCAAGCATGAGGCGCCGCAGGCCCTGTTCACCACCCCGCGCTATGACGCCGACAAGCTCCCGCTGGACCAGAAGCGCCTGAACCAGGCCCGCGAGCTGGCCCGCCACAAGACTGAGTCGGTAGTTCAGTATGCCGCCGGGGGGCGCTGCCGGCAGCAACTGTTGTTAGAGTATTTTGGGGAGTTGGATGCAGCGCCTTGCAATGTCTGCGACTTTTGCCTGGCCAAGAAGAAGGCCCGGCAGGAGGCCGCAGTAGCTAGTGGCCTGCGCGAGCAATTGGTGGCGCTGGTAAAAGCTAACCCACAAACTCCGCGCGAAGTCCTGACGCATTTCGCGCCGGGGCAGGCCACCTCCGTAACGGAGCTATTGCGCGAGCTGGTAGACTTGGGAGAGGTACGCTATGCGGCTGATGGGCGGCTAAACGGGTAGCCGTTGCGTAAGTTGAAACCCGTAGCGCAGCGCCAGCAATACGCCTTCAGACTAACCTCTGCATGGTAGCAAGTGCCAGGTTTGTACTGAATCAGGTAGCTTAACCGTATCATTGGCGGAGTATA from Hymenobacter taeanensis encodes:
- a CDS encoding sensor histidine kinase — its product is MLLLIGPTLLLLALAIVIIVVRGQHRRLTQEREKQQLLAHQNELLEQQVAARTAEIVAQRNSLEQALLELRNTQTQLVQREKMASLGELTAGIAHEIQNPLNFVTNFAEVSGELISELEAEQQLTNRSETETELVTDLKQNLLKITQHGQRAAAIVRGMLEHSRASTGTRAATDLNLLAEEYLQLAYQSLRAKNKTLNLTLTTHLDPALEPVQVVPQEVGRVLLNLITNAFYAVQQRQQQEPDSYQPEVTISTTALTGRALLTITDNGVGIPEVIQQKIFQPFFTTKPTGEGTGLGLSLSYDIITKGHGGTLTVHSEEGRFTEFSIILPYEASAAGRSVA
- a CDS encoding Ohr family peroxiredoxin; the protein is MASTEKKTLYTADATAVGGRSGHVRSATGVIDMDMSVPEGLGGKKGATNPEELFAAGYSSCFQQALLVIAQRAGDKLDPQTEVKCSVSLFQEGEAYGLSAILDVDLKAFDREKTIDMVKQAHKICPYSVGTRGNMEVELRVQGEAVPVEAEENAGVAANGGVS
- a CDS encoding transglutaminase-like domain-containing protein is translated as MDKKFTVLVIGMALGITQAVGQAKGKAIAADPEHITYLTSPDPVAYAFQYSPPSTAYLNRFREMYGLDAVVAQETTDLGRARALSLWVHNRLEHDGHKPFKSTDAFAILHAAMLGHPVQCVEYGLVLTTAFNSLGIPARPLYLKAHNVQTKGSAAGHALTEAWLPDLGKWVMVDSQWDIIPLLSNRPLNALELQQALANDEPTLSALTSTDAKSKPYFRWLKQYLFYFDTVMDNRYGVRSARTGLMLVPVGAHKPVLFQRAEAIHNMRYTHSAATFYSSPSGASWLTEGMAGK
- the sucC gene encoding ADP-forming succinate--CoA ligase subunit beta encodes the protein MNIHEYQGKDILKRYGVRVQEGIVADTAEEAVEAAKKLNAETGTSWYVIKAQIHAGGRGKGGGVKLAKNLEQVQEIAGQIIGMQLVTKQTGAEGRKVHKVLVAQDVYYPGESETKEYYMSVLLDRTTGQNVIIYTTEGGMDIEEVAESHPDKILKEHVDPRVGLRPFQAAKIAFNLGLTGAAQKEMVKFVMALYKAYDETDSSMFEINPVLKTSDNKILAVDAKVTLDENALYRHKDFVELRDTNEEDPLEVEASASNLNYVKLDGNVGCMVNGAGLAMATMDIIKLSGGEPANFLDVGGGANAQTVEAGFRIILKDPNVKAILINIFGGIVRCDRVANGVVEAYKNIGDIKVPIIVRLQGTNAEEGARIIDESGLKVFSAVLLKDAAQKVKEVLASQVA
- a CDS encoding glycoside hydrolase family 113, coding for MSAFRTLARFGLLLLGLLLLSVAAWWNWPRRPATASTDALASVGPVLPPPADNRMRGVNWVAADSTSSTDMEPLVRAHITWIAQTPFGWQAAAAQPEIRLHTGSAKGGRGGYWGESDAGLIFTAIQARQRGVKTLLKPHLWLRNGGTWPGDINMTTPADWQAWFASYSTFILHYAQLAEANDLEALCIGTELEHASVGHEKEWRVLIKQLRKVYHGPLTYAANWSGEFEQIKFWDALDYIGIQAYFPLSKTTAPEKAALLAAWQEPLRRIEAVHKRFKKPVIFTEVGYKTTPDAAIEPWAWPDRMAVVTSVDEATQRVCYEALFETFWTRPWLRGLFIWKWYPGLRPDGPARRHLDFTPQHKPAERVLAEWYGR
- a CDS encoding ABC transporter ATP-binding protein; this encodes MLQAINVRKSYNTLEVLKGIDLTIEKSEIVSIVGSSGAGKSTLLHILGTLDNPDSGEVLFDGESVSSLGRSDLARFRNRHIGFIFQFHNLLPEFTALENVCLPAYLAGRSEKETRVRARELLGMLNLERRADHKPSEMSGGEQQRTAVARALINSPEIIFADEPSGNLDSQNAQELHQIFFLLRKELGQTFVIITHNDQLAEMADRKITMKDGHIWEG
- a CDS encoding RecQ family ATP-dependent DNA helicase, which produces MLHPTDDILHVLRQNWGHTRFRPMQEDIIRSVLAGQDTLALLPTGGGKSICFQVPALARPGLCLVVSPLIALMKDQVENLRQRNIKAEAVYAGMSHQEIDQTLDNCVYGPVKFLYVSPERLLTDMFRARVGKMKVSLLAIDEAHCLSQWGYDFRPPYLRIQELRELLPGVPCIALTATATEQVRADIVEKLQFGASHRVFQQSFARPNLSYSVLSTEDKLKRLLEVVRGVGANKTSIVYARTRRQTEEAANYLRQQGVAAAPYHAGLPSEQRTRTQQDWMQNKTRCIVATNAFGMGIDKPDVRLVVHLDAPDNLEAYYQEAGRAGRDEKYAFAVLLQGPNDADELRRRTQQAYPPLDTVRRVYQALANFSRTAVGGGELVAFDFDLQQFAETYRIKALDAHNSLRTLEREGFVQVNEAVNNPARVHIPIDHTDLYRFQVANQQHDQLIKSLLRFNGGELFAGFQRISENSLAQHLRLSVVDVRKMLVFLHRSGIIQYQPKHEAPQALFTTPRYDADKLPLDQKRLNQARELARHKTESVVQYAAGGRCRQQLLLEYFGELDAAPCNVCDFCLAKKKARQEAAVASGLREQLVALVKANPQTPREVLTHFAPGQATSVTELLRELVDLGEVRYAADGRLNG